The Cyclopterus lumpus isolate fCycLum1 chromosome 3, fCycLum1.pri, whole genome shotgun sequence genome includes the window ACAAATAACTGATTTATTTGTTCTATATTGTAAAATACCACATAATTAAACACATATAAAATTAATGTGTCAGATGACAAAGGTTTCTGTCTTCAACTTAGCaataaacaattaatttaaGTTTCATTGCGTCCTCTTTAATAGTGTGCTTTCATAATGCAATTTAAATGTATCTGTCAAATGTTTAACTTTTTATATCTAAAGTTTAAGACTTTagatacaaaaatacatatgaagttatgctgccctcagtatatgtgccgtgatacaccttggcagttagacaaactctttcctgacatcacgactctgaagacagttgtctgttgtccacaggtttattgacgtaagaaagagtcaaactaaaacacacaaagggcataatgaatacaaacaaaatgcttccTTGTtaaccttacacatacacacaatgtaaatatactgattcttcaattaaataacttgctttatttttaaccgcTGCTTTTATGTACTTACTactgatttacacatatgttcctataaaccactgtattttaacataacaactctttattcatatttattctgtcatatgaacaacattcatagcggagtagtcattaactatgactcgatggactttgtgcataaaacttcccaaactaaacagtcacaaaaataatcatctgcgatcataagtaacaataaaacaaatcaatacataccaacgatgccatcaaaaggcataagatgcaagcagactcaactggattgtaaactgagccatgctcttccttcacttcctgattacaagtcccctaacaagttacaagacattttctgtttcaaaataaaacgtcctgtttcaaaataaacatataacttactgatttgacaattgtaacaaaacatatagtttatattaataaatgtgtataaatgagtctctgactGCTGTCTGAACAAACCCCTCTCCATAAAGCTTCAtcatatatagtttttattaataaatgtgtataaatgagtctctgactGCTGTCTGAACAAACCCCTCtccataaagcttcataatatatagtttttattaataaatgtgtataaatgagtctctgactGCTGTCTGAACTAACCCCTCtccataaagcttcataatatatagtttttaaaacatgacctcatagaaatcatcatgaaacttcaccacctcatcactcacattaaatGGAGGAGTTATTATATTACACGgtttatgaaatgttatgtttaaatatgcaaatgaggcgtcATCTTATGGTAACTTCAGGAGAAATCTGCAGACGCCAAAAGACCAAATAGTAAAAAGTAAACACCTGAATGattattttggatgttttcttgcCACTAGTCTGAAAAAAATGGAAGCAAAATAGCCACAAAATTGATTAGagtgttaaaaacaacatttccttATAGCGTCTCCCCTTAAACGCGTAAAAACGCAGATTCGAGACGTGcaaatgaacttttttttctttgcacatcATGTGTCAGAAGCAGCTTCACACGAGCACTCGGAGAACATCGCCGATGCCCGTCTGAAGGTTTACGACGAGTCTCGACACGTCTCGCGTGGAAGaagaaatgttgtgaaacacaCAACCTGTGGGCACCAATGTAGCTCCACTTGTTGTGCGGCCAGTGTTTGTGTAAGGTGGAAACACACTCTGCACACACAGCTTCGTCCACCTTGGTCACATGTTAACTTAAGTGTGACTTCTTAATCTCTGGTCATTGAGATTTCCTTTGTCTTTAATACCTCTGCAGTTGAAGCTCGCGCTTCCTCACAACTTTTATGGTCGGGTGTTCCACCAATATCTTCATTCAAgagcatgttttttaaaataaaaatagctgaATGTAGAGAGTTCATCACACTTTCTAGAAGTGTCACATTTTCACTCTTAAGTCGTGAGATTTGCAGCcgataaataaaatatagccTGAGATTGAACACCATCTACACACCATCtttttagtatttaaaaaagaaaaatactgtcTTTATACCCAAAGTTGTTAGCTgcactgtgttgttttgtgattAATAAACAATACTAATAAAGTGATTAATCTCATGTACTCTCTACGTTGGTCCTCCGTGAGTTTTGGGGTTGTGGAAAGTCCTCTTTAGACGTTAGACTCTGCAGCAGTCACAGGCTCAGGATTTGAAGGTAAAGTGCAGACAAGAGACACagtgaagagaaacaacaattataaataagcaaataaacaaaacaattggcagttagacaaactctttcctgacatcacgactctgaagacagttgtctgttgtccacaggtttattgacgtaagaaagagtcaaactaaaacacacaaagggcataatgaatacaaacaaaatgcttccTTGTtaaccttacacatacacacaatgtaaatatactgattcttcaattaaataacttgctttatttttaaccgcTGCTTTTATGTACTTACTactgatttacacatatgttcctataaaccactgtattttaacataacaactctttattcatatttattctgtcatatgaacaacattcatagcggagtagtcattaactatgactcgatggactttgtgcataaaacttcccaaactaaacagtcacaaaaataatcatctgcgatcataagtaacaataaaacaaatcaatacataccaacgatgccatcaaaaggcataagatgcaagcagactcaactggattgtaaactgagccatgctcttccttcacttcctgattacaagtcccctaacaagttacaagacatttcctgtttcaaaataaaacgtcctgtttcaaaataaacatataacttACTGATTTGACAATTGTAACAAAACACTCCCCGCCTGGCGTGAATACACGCCACTCAATAAATCCTAGACAGTTCACTTCACTGGGCCTCTGGGGGGAGAAGAAGCACTATCTCAGAAACAGGCCTAAGAAAGATTTTAGTCACTCCTGTTCGTGTGACCTTGATCTCGACCTTTCGCACCTTCCCGTCTTCGCTGGGGAAGGTCTGTGTTACCAGTCCAAGAGGCCATTCATTTCTTGGTACTTGGCTATCCTTGAGGAGAACAACACTTCCTGGGTTGATGTTCAGATGAGTGGACTGCCACTTCTTGCGTGCCTGTAGTGTTGGGAGGAATTGCTTTCGCCATCTGTCCCAGAAGGTGTTGGACAGGTGCTGGACCTGCCGCCACTGGCGCTTGTAGAGATCTGAAACTCCAAACTCTCCAGTAGGAGCAGAAAGGACATTCACCTTTTGAGTGAGAAGAGCAGCTGGAGTTAGTATAAATGAGTCATCAGAGTCAGTTGTCACAGGACAAAGAGGCCTGCCATTTATGATGGCTGTCACTTCTGCCATGAAAGTCACCAGCACCTCATGGGTAAGTTTGTCCTTCAGCTGAAGGAACATGGAGTCCAAGATTCTCCTTGCAAGACCAATCATTCTTTCCCATGTACCGCCAAAATGGGAGGCGTGCGGAGGGTTAAAGGTCCAAGAGCAACCTTGGCCTGACAGGTAAGTCTTCACAGTTGTGTTGTCAATGTTTGAGGGTATCTTCAACTCCTTGCAGGCGCCAACAAAGTTGGTGCCACGGTCTGAGCggatgtgattgacaggaccgCGCACAGCAAGAAAGCGCCTTAGCGCGTTGATGAAGCTGGATGTGTCAAGGGATTCTATGACTTCAATATGAACCGCTTGTACGCTCATACACGTGAAGATTACAGCCCAGCGTTTACTGTGTGAATAACCTCCTCTTGTTCTTCGTGAAGAGACACTCCAAGGGCCGAACACATCAAGCCCAACATTTGTAAAGGGAGGCTCTGTCGAGAGACGATCCGCTGGAAGACTGGCCATCTTTTGAATTGTAAGTGGGGCTCTAAGCCTTCTGCAGGTTATACACTGGTGGATGATGctgctcacttttcttttgccacCAACAATCCAAAAGCCAGCTGTATGGACAGCCCCTTCTGTAAACAGACGGCCTTGGTGATAGATTTGTTCGTGGTGATGCTTGATGAGTAAGGTTGCAACTTTATGTTTGCCAGGAATAATCACTAAAGTCTTTTCACTCTGATCAAGGTTTGCATTGTGGAGGCGGCCCCCGACTCTCAGAAGGCAGTGTGCATCAATGAAAGGATCTAGATTTTTGAGAGGGCTACATTTAGGGATCTGCTCATGTTTTTGGATACATCTGATCTCTTGACTGTAGACTTCTTCCTGTGCGACGCTTGATCAGACTCCTCAACAGTGTATCCTGTTTTGCAGTGATGCCAGCCCTTACAAGGGCTGTTCTTCAAGGTCATGTTGAAAAGACGGGCTATGTGTATGAGGCGAACAATGGCCCGTGTTAGAGACTTCCAAGATGAGAACTTTGAGAATCGTTGAGAACCAAGCTGCTTGGATGTTGTTGTAGTACTCAAAGTGGACACCAGAGGGCGAATGTCTGGGTCTGAACCCGGGTCTACAAGCTCGTAGGTGCTCTCTGAGGCACTTGTCTCCGGTGTGTACAGAGATTTGGGTCCACTCAGCCAGTTTGTGTCGTTCAAACGGCCTGCAGCGACAGAACGTGTAGCGTGGTCCGCAGGGTTCTGTTCTGTTGACACGTAGCGCCATTGATCTGGGTGGGAGGACCTTCGGATACGTAATACCCGGTTACTTACATATACATAAAAGCGCATGCTTTCATTAGAAATGTAGCCAAGGACTACCTTGCTGTCTGAGTGGAAGGTTGTAGCATCGAGCTGGAGGTCTAGTTCTGCCGAGATTAAGTCTGCTAACTCCACTCCAAGCACTGCTGCGCAAAGTTCCAGTCTGGGAATTGTTTGTTCAGGACGGGGGGTCAGCTTGGCTTTGCCCATTACAAATCCCACATGGTTATTTCCAGCAGAGTCAGTTACTTTTAGATATGCCACAGCGGCGATAGCTTTCGTGGATGCGTCAGAAAAGACGCACAATTCCCTTCTGACAGCTGCTGGGGGTGAAGTTGTAGTGTAGGCTCTGGGAATAGAAAGCTGGGACAGTTCTTTCAAAGATGCTCTCCAAGATGTCCATGCGTCTTCCATTTCTTGGGGCAAAGGCGAGTCCCAGTCACCTTTCTCAGTTGTGAGTTCTCTCAGAATAGCCTTGCCTTGTATTGTGACTGGCGCTACAAACCCTAGAGGATCGTAGAGGCTGTTGATTGTAGACAAGACACCCCGTCGAGTGTAGGATTTTATCTCGTCGGAGACGCTGAAGTGGAAGCAGTCGGTCTGGAGGTCCCAATTGATTCCAAGACTACGCTGCATTGGCAGCGTATCTGCACTGAGGTCCAGGTCTTTAAGGTCTTTTGCACGATCTTCGGCCGGAAAGGCCTCCATgacctccttgttgtttgctgcGATCTTGTGCAGCCTTAGGTTTGATTTGGAGAGAACatcttgtgtctttttcagCAGGTTGACCGCAGCTTTGACTGTGGGCAAGGACTTCAACCCATCGTCTACATAGAAGTCACGCATCACAAAACTTTGGACGTCAGGGTCAATGCGAAGCTCACTGACCTGAACAGACTGGTGCAGTCCATGAATCGCTACTGCGGGTGAAGGACTATTTCCAAAGACGTGGACCGTCATCCGATACTCCACAATGTCTTTGGAGGGGTCGTTATCTTGGAACCATAGAAAACGTTGGAAGTTCCTATCGTCTTCCCTtactgaaaaacaataaaacatctgttCTATGTCCGTTGTAAAGGCGATTGCTTCCTTTCTAAAGCGCATTAATACACCAAGCAGCGTGTTGTTCAGATCAGGCCCAGTCAACAGCACGTCACTGAGCGACACACCGTTGTACTGGGCGCTGGAATCGAAGACCACTcgtatttgttttggttttcttggaTGGTACACACCAAATATTGGCAAGTACCACTGTTCTTCATCCTCACTGGGAGGAGGGGATAACTCAGCATGACCATTCTTGAACATTTTGTCCGTGAAACTGAGAAAATGGTCTCTCATTTCAGGCTTCCTTTCAAAGTTGCGTCTGAGCGACTTGAGCCGGTTCAATGCCTGTGGCCTGTTATTGGGGAGCCGTTGACGTGAGCATTTAAAGGGTAATGGAGCTACCCAACTGTTGTTTGCATCTTTTGTTagtctttcttttattattttcatgaagGAGATGTCCTGGATAGACGGAGCCATGTTGTTGTCGTCCTTGGTCTGCTTGAATATGTTATGTCCTAGGCTGTCAACATCACAGTTTGATATCTCTTCAGGATGTGTTTGGAGGTGGTTTGTGGCTTGGGTGTCACTGTATTTTTCCTTTACACGGAACATGTTAGGACATGGGTCAAAGAGAGTAGGGCGTCCCCGTTCCGTGGTGTTTGTGTAGAAGGCGTTGACTGTCGATGGTTTGTGAACGCGGCCTAAACATACATTACCCACGATGATCCGTCCCAGATCCAACTTCTGAGCATAAGGTAGGTTGTGTGGGCCATTGACCTGTTTGCGGACCTTATGGACTCTGATAATATCCCGCCTTAAGAGAAGCATAATTGGGGCTTGTGGGTCGATATCTGGGATGAGGTGTGCGACTGACTTTAGGTGTGCGTGATAAAAAGCTGCATTGGGAGTTGGAATCTCACTTCTGTTATTTGGGATGTCATCACATTCTATGAGGCTGGGTAGTGGGATGCTGACGGTCCTATCCAAAGATTCCACGATGTAGCCACTGGCCCTTCTTCCTGTTGCTTTCTTTACTCCAGCACATGTTTTCAGTGAGTAAGGAGCACTTGGACTTTGGTCATTGAAGACTTCGAAGAACTGTGAACGAACTAGTGATCTCTTGTTCTGTTCGTCCAGAATCACGTACATCTTCACTGCTTTGTGAGCGTGGCCGGCgcttttacattcataacaacgAACATTAAATGTGCAGTACCTTgcaatgtgtgatgatgaagcaCAGCATCTGAAACAAACGTTATTCTCTTTTAAGAATGTCTTACGGTCTTCGATGGGCATTTCACTGAATGCACGGCATTTGCGTATAGGGTGAGGTTTTTTATGGATTGGACACAGTTTGTCACAGTCATTGAATTTCGTTGAGGGCTCCCTAGGATCAGAGATGGCTTTTGGAAATATCTCTGTTTTGTGAACAGAGACTTCTCGCTGTCTGTTTGGCTTCCAAGCTGTTTTTTCTGGCCTGGGAGACATGTCTGAGTGAGAGACAAAGTTGAAACTTGGGTCATTTTTGACACTAGCTTCTTGGCTAACAAAGTTTAATAATCAGGCAAAGGGGGGATATGAAACGTGATGTTGCCGCTTGTAGGATGACCCAACTGACGCCCACTTCTCCTGCAGACCGAAGGGGAGCTTCTGTACAATTGGGTTGACGCCTCTCGTTGTATCGAGGAAAGAGAGGCCGGGTAGGTCTCCTTCAGCTTTGGCTGACTCTAGTTCCATTAAAAGATCACTCAACTTTGTTAGTTTAGAATAATCTCgatttgttatttttggaaagGCGTTGATACGTTTGAACAGAGCATCTTCTATTACTTCTGCGGAGCCATAAGATTGTTCAAGTCTGTCCCATATCATAGCCAAGCCTGCTGCTGGATGATTGATGTGTATTGCTCTTATGTGCTCGACGTGTTCTGCTGACTCTTTGCCGAGCCACTTAAACAGGAGATCCATTTCTTCGCTTGGTGTCAGGTCCAAACCTCTGGTTGCATTCTGAAAAGACCGTTTCCAGGCTCTGTAGTTCTGAGGTCTGTCGTTGAATTGAAGTAGGCCTGTTGCCACAAGCTCACGACGAGCAAAGTATCTCACGAAGTCGCTGATGTTGGAGTTGTTATAATAGGTGTTTGAAGATGTGGGATAGGATTTAAGAGCAGGATCGCCTTTGTCGTTTTGAGGTCCAAGACCTTGCTCAGGAGTGGCATTGTGGTTGTCAAACCGAACA containing:
- the LOC117728696 gene encoding uncharacterized protein LOC117728696 — encoded protein: MSVQAVHIEVIESLDTSSFINALRRFLAVRGPVNHIRSDRGTNFVGACKELKIPSNIDNTTVKTYLSGQGCSWTFNPPHASHFGGTWERMIGLARRILDSMFLQLKDKLTHEVNVLSAPTGEFGVSDLYKRQWRQVQHLSNTFWDRWRKQFLPTLQARKKWQSTHLNINPGSVVLLKDSQVPRNEWPLGLVTQTFPSEDGKVRKVEIKVTRTGVTKIFLRPVSEIVLLLPPEAQ